The Penicillium digitatum chromosome 6, complete sequence genome has a window encoding:
- a CDS encoding D-lactate dehydrogenase, putative, with protein sequence MKVAVFSAKSYDRTYLDQVRAQHFPELCAIEYHAFALSEETVPLAQNSDAVCVFVNDTLDERVLRALHAYGVRAILLRCAGFNHVHLATAEELGLFVANVPAYSPEAVAEFAVALIQTLNRKTHRAYNRVREGNFNIEGLLGNTLHGKTVGIVGVGRIGLAAARIFHGFGCRLLAHDPFAGEEFRQYGTLVDLDTLLKESHIVSLHCPLTESTKHLINEETLARIRPGSLLVNTSRGGLIDTTAVLQALKTKQLGGLALDVYEAEGELFYNDHSGEIIEDDVLMRLMTFHNVLICGHQGFFTREALAEIAEITLGNLSDLVSARSCKNSLVTEGHVLVPVDKEPVRL encoded by the coding sequence ATGAAGGTGGCGGTCTTTAGTGCCAAATCCTACGATCGCACCTATCTAGATCAGGTGCGTGCACAGCACTTTCCCGAGCTGTGCGCTATTGAATACCATGCCTTTGCGTTGTCTGAGGAGACTGTGCCACTAGCCCAAAATTCCGACGCGGTGTGCGTCTTTGTCAACGACACCCTGGACGAGCGCGTGCTGAGAGCTCTCCACGCCTACGGGGTCCGTGCCATCCTGCTCCGATGCGCCGGATTTAATCACGTTCATCTCGCAACTGCCGAAGAGCTAGGCCTCTTCGTGGCGAATGTGCCCGCATACTCCCCCGAAGCTGTGGCGGAGTTCGCCGTCGCCCTGATCCAAACCTTGAATCGGAAGACTCACCGTGCCTACAATCGTGTCCGCGAGGGCAACTTCAACATTGAAGGTCTCCTCGGGAACACTTTGCATGGTAAGACCGTTGGGATCGTCGGCGTGGGGCGCATCGGGCTTGCGGCCGCGCGCATCTTCCACGGCTTCGGGTGCCGACTACTCGCGCACGACCCTTTTGCCGGGGAAGAATTCCGTCAGTACGGGACGCTAGTTGACCTCGACACCCTACTAAAAGAAAGCCACATCGTGAGTCTGCATTGTCCCCTCACGGAGAGCACGAAGCATCTCATCAACGAAGAGACATTGGCGCGCATTCGACCGGGGTCCTTGCTGGTCAACACTTCGCGCGGGGGGCTCATCGATACCACGGCGGTCCTTCAGGCGCTAAAGACGAAGCAGCTGGGCGGATTAGCATTGGATGTCTACGAAGCAGAAGGCGAGCTTTTCTACAACGATCACTCCGGGGAGATCATTGAAGACGACGTGCTGATGCGTCTGATGACCTTCCACAATGTCTTGATTTGTGGTCACCAGGGATTCTTCACGCGCGAGGCTCTCGCGGAGATCGCTGAGATCACACTCGGCAATCTGTCTGATTTGGTCTCGGCCCGCTCGTGCAAGAACTCATTGGTAACGGAGGGACATGTTTTAGTTCCCGTGGACAAAGAGCCGGTTAGGCTTTGA
- a CDS encoding Zinc finger, FYVE-like protein, with amino-acid sequence MATHVLTNSATNQISVYGQPSPTNSVANTPSNNSPTSPRMTTTSLHQLPLQSRQLRPLKGPLYVPAALRPTARPQKSSPITPPRSLHGSLDSLNEDSSEPISRRSTMESQSSEISQSAQHEWLKNEHLGAVIGLPTRTHWKADSASSNCDSPTCRSSFGIFLRRHHCRHCGHVFCASHTPHLVPLDQDARFHPEGVPSRACDLCWSAHQRWEENRSDRLTKIQNIIDCQQIGVSVPDSDGMNAEGPESTLGQTGEVAASVPRDWNWSTF; translated from the exons ATGGCGACTCATGTTTTGACCAACTCGGCTACCAACCAAATTTCGGTTTATGGTCAGCCCTCCCCAACCAACTCCGTCGCCAATACTCCCTCCAACAATTCCCCCACCTCCCCTCGCATGACTACCACTTCCCTGCATCAACTGCCTCTGCAATCGCGCCAGCTGCGTCCTCTTAAGGGTCCCCTCTATGTCCCTGCAGCTCTTCGACCCACTGCGCGACCCCAGAAATCGTCCCCTATTACCCCACCCCGCAGCTTGCATGGCTCTCTTGACAGCCTGAACGAGGACTCATCGGAACCTATAAGCCGACGCTCTACCATGGAGAGCCAATCCAGCGAAATTAGCCAGAGCGCCCAGCACGAGTGGTTGAAGAATGAGCATCTCGGTGCGGTAATCGGTCTTCCAACCCGTACACACTGGAAA GCTGACTCTGCCTCTTCCAATTGTGATTCTCCCACTTGCCGCTCCTCATTCGGCATCTTCCTGCGTCGCCACCACTGCCGTCACTGCGGCCATGTCTTCTGCGCCTCCCACACACCTCACCTCGTTCCTCTTGACCAGGATGCCCGTTTCCACCCCGAAGGTGTCCCGTCCCGTGCCTGTGACCTGTGCTGGAGCGCCCACCAACGCTGGGAAGAGAACCGCTCCGATCGTctgaccaaaatccagaacaTCATCGACTGTCAGCAAATTGGTGTGTCTGTTCCCGACTCCGATGGCATGAATGCCGAGGGTCCCGAGTCCACTCTGGGCCAGACTGGCGAGGTCGCTGCCTCCGTTCCTCGTGACTGGAACTGGAGCACCTTCTAA
- a CDS encoding Acetyltransferase, GNAT family, putative — MTPNPRISTSMQLPPGPSAKLSLPSQDTSTNTNTTIFHDAMIIRKAVFINEQHCSADSEIDSDDARSWHWVLYNNSTASSTPVGVIRLVPPPQVPHAHVTEPPSVIAQGRPEYDWAHEPCIKLTRVAIMPLFRGLGLGRRLVETALGWAAVHAAEIDEAAAQIAEKEESPVTPIPWRGLVLVHAQVDVEGMYTGLGFETDQSLGRWDEEGIEHVGMFRRLVLD; from the coding sequence ATGACACCAAACCCAAGGATCAGCACTTCAATGCAGCTGCCCCCAGGACCCAGCGCAAAGTTATCACTCCCATCTCAAGACACCAGCACCAACACCAACACCACTATTTTTCATGATGCAATGATAATCCGAAAGGCCGTCTTCATCAACGAGCAGCACTGCAGCGCAGACTCTGAGATCGACAGCGACGATGCCCGCAGCTGGCACTGGGTGCTCTACAATAACTCCACCGCAAGCTCCACGCCGGTGGGGGTGATCCGCCTGGTCCCCCCGCCACAGGTGCCTCACGCGCATGTCACGGAACCGCCATCGGTAATCGCACAAGGGAGGCCCGAGTACGACTGGGCGCACGAACCCTGTATCAAGCTGACCCGGGTGGCAATCATGCCATTGTTCCGCGGCCTCGGACTTGGGCGACGATTAGTGGAGACGGCACTGGGGTGGGCGGCTGTGCATGCAGCAGAGATAGACGAGGCGGCGGCGCAGATCGCTGAGAAGGAGGAGTCACCTGTTACGCCGATTCCGTGGCGGGGCTTGGTCCTTGTGCATGCTCAGGTGGATGTGGAAGGGATGTATACTGGGCTTGGATTTGAAACCGATCAATCACTGGGTCGGTGGGACGAGGAAGGGATTGAGCATGTGGGTATGTTCCGGCGGTTGGTTCTGGATTGA
- a CDS encoding Bacterial Fmu (Sun)/eukaryotic nucleolar NOL1/Nop2p: MSLYFDAVAILTAPSSGGSFKSRIYSARNLRASPAQIYALITEAAKWDTVLADVIDKSGILSLERKLSPLLALLLVHDHLLAKKGIAAPATHTLRQTVERHKARLKAEFTKARVRRGCASVEQFKAVVIREKRLADGTSHFVYPRWVRINNIRTTLEEQLSTTFKSYRRVDTLAELAPEDELESRKPEPRLFIDPNIPDLVAVPFGADFTASSAYKNGEIILQDKASCFPAYLLLGDRGPSDPWEGDLVDGCAAPGNKTTHLASLLAKQQKGNKNSNQRIFSMDASTVRSRTLQKMVGLAGADSVTVLQGQDFLALDPEDEQFEKVTGLLLDPSCSGSGIIGRDDVPQFTLPVAAAYKAPKSHGKKRKRPDNDDEAIGEQSKATMGNPQAEPTDENDIADGTIDPERLTKLSSIQARIVEHALRFSNATHVTYSTCSIHLIENEGVVARILNSQVAKERGWRLLRRDEQPEGLRRWQKRGVREERPTEGETGPSGTVDLSEEALEACIRSWQGDAEGLGGFFVAGFIRDPAHAVTAVRVKDLGHDEHPESVGSDESDEDGKDKDDEEWGGFSD, encoded by the exons ATGTCCCTCTACTTTGATGCGGTCGCTATCCTGACCGCACCCTCCTCAGGGGGCTCGTTCAAGTCCCGGATTTACAGTGCTCGGAACCTGCGTGCATCGCCAGCGCAAATTTATGCCTTGATCACCGAGGCTGCGAAATGGGATACGGTGCTGGCAGACGTCATTGACAAATCAGGCATTCTCTCCCTGGAGCGCAAG CTCTCTCCACTCCTCGCTCTTCTCCTCGTTCATGATCATCTACTCGCGAAGAAAGGCATTGCCGCACCGGCAACCCACACACTCCGCCAGACCGTCGAGCGTCACAAGGCCAGGCTAAAGGCTGAGTTCACCAAGGCCCGTGTCCGTCGAGGGTGCGCCTCCGTCGAGCAATTTAAGGCTGTTGTAATTCGTGAGAAGCGACTGGCCGATGGAACAAGCCACTTTGTCTATCCGCGATGGGTGCGAATCAACAACATTCGCACTACCCTCGAAGAGCAGCTGAGCACTACGTTCAAATCATACCGTCGGGTAGATACCCTTGCAGAATTGGCCCCAGAAGACGAGCTGGAAAGTCGAAAGCCAGAGCCTCGATTGTTCATCGATCCTAACATTCCAGATTTGGTGGCTGTGCCTTTTGGCGCAGACTTCACTGCCTCCTCTGCCTACAAAAATGGAGAAATCATTCTTCAGGACAAAGCGTCCTGTTTCCCAGCGTATCTCCTGTTGGGTGACCGTGGGCCTAGCGACCCATGGGAGGGCGACTTGGTTGATGGCTGTGCTGCCCCGGGGAACAAGACCACGCACTTGGCGTCGCTTCTGGCCAAACAACAAAAGGGCAACAAAAACAGCAACCAGAGAATCTTTTCCATGGATGCATCTACCGTGCGTTCCAGAACGCTGCAGAAAATGGTTGGTCTGGCCGGGGCTGACTCAGTCACTGTGCTGCAAGGTCAGGATTTCCTCGCTCTTGACCCGGAAGATGAACAGTTTGAGAAGGTTACTGGGTTATTATTGGATCCCAGTTGTTCTGGCAGTGGAATCATCGGCCGTGACGATGTCCCTCAGTTCACACTCCCTGTCGCGGCAGCATACAAGGCACCCAAGTCAcatggaaagaaaagaaagcgTCCAGACAACGATGACGAAGCAATTGGCGAGCAGTCGAAAGCCACCATGGGAAATCCGCAGGCTGAGCCCACAGATGAAAATGATATCGCGGATGGGACGATCGACCCGGAGCGACTGACCAAACTATCAAGTATCCAAGCACGAATCGTTGAACATGCTCTGCGTTTCTCAAATGCTACACATGTGACGTACAGTACTTGTTCGATTCACCTGATCGAGAACGAGGGCGTCGTGGCTCGCATTTTGAATTCCCAGGTTGCCAAAGAGCGCGGCTGGCGTCTCCTGCGGCGGGATGAGCAGCCCGAGGGCTTGCGTCGATGGCAGAAACGCGGCGTGCGAGAGGAGCGACCGACCGAGGGAGAGACAGGGCCATCGGGCACGGTAGATCTCTCTGAAGAGGCACTAGAAGCGTGCATTCGATCCTGGCAAGGGGATGCAGAAGGTCTCGGAGGATTCTTCGTCGCTGGATTCATTCGTGACCCTGCGCACGCTGTCACTGCCGTTCGAGTGAAGGACCTTGGACATGATGAGCACCCCGAGAGCGTTGGGAGTGATGAAAGCGACGAAGATGGAAAAGATAAAGATGATGAAGAATGGGGAGGATTCTCCGACTAG
- a CDS encoding Potassium channel, voltage dependent, Kv, tetramerization has product METRTLIRPSKCTLPTEKVFSIQVGSEIFRLSGASIASDAPSYFSRFFEDQLLQNQDATNVRTLYIDRDPATFREIARHLQGYHVRPQDGGQFVKLFADAQFYTLPRLMSQLFESECFIQIGDRHFQIPRDIFSGPGDTPNFFSLGFAAFFASPLEVFPGLDRQGLLRPPAIIPPSVPNRSADVFDELLHLLRGYPLHIRNENHRAALLRDCRYFHLRGLEQKLIPHQITTNPFSHRSEIVIRLEDVRPSGIHFTFDTDSGSPAAGGMVTYTRPFADKSAADLVVEIGDETSLIHRTSMRADFLGVSKQRIASLLQTVGKKMNLPDSHPPLGQVPIKVRVDRETDLTVDGENGPQHLMIPRANTEAGADGVHPAKRARVDNTDDGPWVVRTGQWRLQVQTGHTGAYEVVLVGVKLDIYTSSQVRNRSRKFL; this is encoded by the exons ATGGAGACGCGCACTCTCATTCGGCCTAGCAAATGTACTCTACCTACAGAGAAGGTCTTCTCTATCCAAGTTGGTTCTGAAATTTTTCGTCTCTCGGGTGCTTCGATTGCTTCTGATG CTCCATCGTATTTTTCACGCTTCTTCGAGGATCAATTGCTTCAAAATCAAGATGCAACCAACGTCAGGACTCTCTATATCGACCGTGATCCCGCCACATTCCGCGAGATCGCTAGACATCTACAGG GCTACCATGTCCGGCCCCAGGATGGCGGGCAATTCGTGAAGCTATTCGCAGATGCTCAATTTTACACAT TGCCTCGATTAATGTCCCAGCTGTTCGAGTCCGAATGCTTTATTCAAATCGGCGACCGACACTTCCAGATCCCTCGCGATATATTTTCAGGTCCCGGGGATAccccaaattttttttccctcggATTTGCCGCCTTCTTTGCTTCTCCGTTGGAAGTGTTCCCAGGCCTGGACCGCCAGGGTCTCCTGCGACCTCCGGCCATCATCCCCCCAAGCGTTCCGAACCGATCTGCAGATGTCTTTGATGAGCTCCTGCATCTGCTGCGCGGGTATCCGCTACACATTAGAAACGAGAATCACCGGGCTGCGCTTCTACGCGACTGTCGTTATTTCCACCTGCGCGGCCTGGAACAAAAGTTGATACCGCATCAGATAACGACGAATCCCTTCAGTCATCGTTCGGAAATCGTCATCCGGCTCGAGGATGTGCGACCGTCTGGGATCCACTTTACTTTTGATACAGATTCTGGGTCGCCTGCAGCGGGTGGGATGGTCACATACACGCGCCCCTTTGCAGATAAGAGCGCCGCCGATCTGGTGGTTGAGATCGGCGACGAAACCAGTCTGATCCACCGGACGAGCATGCGCGCCGACTTCTTAGGTGTGTCAAAACAAAGAATTGCCAGTCTATTACAGACGGTAGGGAAGAAAATGAACCTGCCTGATTCACATCCCCCATTGGGCCAGGTTCCAATCAAGGTCCGTGTTGACCGTGAAACTGATCTCACGGTGGATGGAGAAAATGGCCCTCAGCATTTGATGATACCGAGAGCCAATACCGAAGCTGGCGCCGATGGTGTGCATCCAGCTAAACGTGCACGGGTTGATAACACGGATGATGGGCCCTGGGTTGTTCGGACAGGGCAATGGCGATTACAAGTGCAGACAGGGCATACCGGGGCATACGAGGTTGTCTTGGTAGGTGTCAAATTGGACATCTACACCAGTTCACAGGTCCGAAACCGGTCACGGAAATTCCTTTAG
- a CDS encoding Alcohol dehydrogenase, long-chain fatty, which yields MRALFALVLADMPTHTVSIYTPKDVPIPPSPSATYFSEVQWKTLYALAGAVVPSIHAAATVKSSNN from the coding sequence ATGAGAGCTTTGTTTGCCCTGGTTCTTGCAGACATGCCAACCCACACTGTGTCCATTTACACCCCGAAGGATGTCCCTATTCCGCCATCGCCTTCTGCCACTTACTTCTCAGAGGTGCAATGGAAGACACTCTATGCGCTGGCCGGTGCGGTTGTGCCCTCCATCCATGCTGCGGCTACTGTCAAGTCATCAAACAACTGA
- a CDS encoding Translation elongation factor eEF-1B gamma subunit, putative encodes MAPFGTIYSYQPSPRVMKALAVANLNGLEVVVPEFAMGQTNRTPEFLSKFPLGKVPAFEAADGTTLFESDAITQYIAESGPAAEQLLGATPAERATIRQWICHAQCEVLDPVTQLVLWRFGIQPYNEKVEEANIARLERSLACLETHLKDRTWFVSNEKPSLADITIAAALVWGFSMAIDAEMRQKFPSVVAWYERIIEVKGVKEAFGEKNFIEKRQGPQA; translated from the exons ATGGCACCATTCGGTACTATCTACTCCTATCAGCCCAGCCCTCGGGTCATGAAG GCCCTGGCTGTGGCCAACCTGAACGGCCTGGAAGTGGTGGTTCCGGAATTCGCCATGGGCCAGACTAATCGTACCCCGGAATTCCTGTCCAAGTTCCCCTTGGGTAAGGTGCCCGCCTTTGAGGCCGCCGATGGAACAACCCTGTTCGAGTCGGACGCCATCACCCAATACATTGCCGAGAGTGGCCCGGCCGCCGAACAGCTCCTTGGAGCTACTCCCGCCGAGCGCGCCACCATCCGGCAATGGATCTGCCATGCACAGTGTGAGGTTTTGGACCCTGTCACGCAGTTGGTGCTGTGGCGTTTTGGTATCCAGCCCTACAACGAGAAGGTCGAGGAGGCCAACATCGCGCGTCTGGAACGCTCGCTGGCATGTCTGGAGACTCACCTCAAGGACCGCACCTGGTTCGTGAGCAACGAAAAGCCCAGCTTGGCTGATATCACTATTGCCGCTGCCCTGGTCTGGGGTTTCTCCATGGCCATCGATGCTGAGATGCGCCAGAAGTTCCCCTCTGTGGTCGCCTGGTACGAGCGGATCATTGAGGTCAAGGGCGTTAAAGAGGCCTTTGGTGAAAAGAATTTCATTGAGAAGCGTCAGGGTCCCCAGGCTTGA
- a CDS encoding Pyridine nucleotide-disulfide oxidoreductase AMID-like, putative: protein MPSNDFVRTVSRSFRVLVIGGSYGGLSAALALLDLSQGRLTRFNHSTESETPTHRIPIHITVVDKRDGYFHLIGSPKALACEKFASEAWTRFEDVPGLKSPHLSFIQGRVSSVDLDAKVAHIIDAKTNSSRTESYDYLIAGSGLRRSFPTVPQSLRREGFLQEARDHMMNLKQAREGIVVIGGGAVGVEMAAELKILNPEQKVTLIHSRKRLLSSEPLPDLFAERVDSILRDTGVEIILGQRALDTTPLGIKNGTRVWNLTLGDGQQLKAGHILNAISQPIPTSTYLPKEALNEEGYIKVHRSLQFSGAVPNAEHHWAVGDLTAWEGIKRCGGAMHMGHYAALNIHQHMMAECTGGKPDYQTLQPFPAVIGLALGKTAVSFTPSEGTREGEDLMQTLFGKDMGHTICWNYMRLGEAC from the exons ATGCCGTCCAACGACTTTGTCCGAACTGTGTCTCGCAGCTTCCGAGTACTTGTGATCGGCGGCTCTTATGGCGGTCTATCGGCTGCATTGGCCCTTCTTGATCTTTCACAGGGTCGCCTCACCCGTTTCAACCACAGTACCGAATCTGAGACTCCTACGCATCGTATCCCAATCCATATCACAGTGGTTGATAAACGAGATGGCTATT TTCATTTGATCGGATCCCCAAAGGCTCTGGCCTGTGAAAAGTTCGCGTCCGAGGCTTGGACTCGTTTCGAAGATGTTCCCGGGCTCAAATCTCCACATCTCAGCTTTATCCAAGGAAGGGTCAGTTCGGTTGACTTGGACGCCAAAGTCGCCCATATAATCGATGCAAAGACCAATAGCAGCCGCACGGAGTCCTATGACTACTTGATTGCAGGCTCGGGGTTGCGTCGGTCTTTCCCCACCGTTCCCCAATCCTTGCGGCGAGAAGGGTTCCTCCAAGAAGCCAGAGACCATATGATGAATTTAAAGCAAGCCCGCGAGGGTATCGTTGTTATCGGTGGAG GCGCTGTGGGCGTGGAGATGGCTGCCGAATTAAAGATCCTTAACCCAGAGCAGAAAGTCACCCTAATCCACTCTCGAAAGCGCCTGTTGTCCTCGGAGCCGTTGCCGGATCTCTTTGCCGAACGCGTAGACTCTATCTTGCGCGATACAGGGGTCGAGATCATCCTAGGACAACGCGCTCTCGATACGACCCCCCTGGGCATTAAAAATGGGACACGGGTCTGGAACCTCACGCTCGGTGATGGCCAACAACTCAAAGCTGGCCATATTCTAAACGCTATTTCTCAACCCATTCCAACGTCGACATATCTGCCGAAGGAGGCGTTGAACGAGGAGGGATATATCAAAGTGCACCGCTC ACTACAATTCTCCGGTGCCGTTCCCAACGCAGAGCATCATTGGGCAGTAGGAGACCTCACTGCGTGGGAGGGTATCAAGCGCTGTGGCGGTGCAATGCACATGGGCCATTACGCGGCACTTAACATTCATCAGCACATGATGGCAGAGTGCACTGGTGGAAAACCAGACTATCAGACCTTGCAGCCATTCCCGGCTGTGATAGGCCTCGCTCTCGGCAAAACGGCCGTCAGTTTTACGCCGAGCGAGGGCACGCGGGAGGGCGAAGACCTGATGCAGACCTTATTTGGCAAAGATATGGGACATACAA TTTGCTGGAATTACATGCGTCTCGGGGAGGCATGCTAG
- a CDS encoding Long-chain-fatty-acid-CoA ligase, putative has translation MATPRSVQRLQQTLSHVQPPLSPQLSLVAGPAEPELLDITLGELLTLQALQYGTFEGLVFLWTGARWTYGHLKDETDRLARGMLASGIQKGDRIGIMAGNCEQYISVFFAAARVGAILVVLNNTYTPSELYYALNHSESRMLFITPRIGRHNLEEVLIKLGSNPIKAATSESLEEIVILRDSYNNFPTYQDVMERGLSQAAHVLQDREAELRPDDVCNLQFTSGSTGSPKAAMLTHHNLVNNSRFIGDRMNLTSFDILCCPPPLFHCFGLVLGMLAVVTHGAKIIFPSETFDPKAALHAISDEKCTALHGVPTMFEAILAVPKPSAFDTSNLRTGIIAGAPVPRPLMKRLFAELHMTEYTSSYGLTEASPTCFNAFTTDSIHTRLTTVGKILPHARAKIIDAKGNIVPVGQRGELCIAGYQLTKGYWNNPEKTAETFITDTEGVKWLKTGDEASFNDEGYCTITGRFKDIIIRGGENIYPLEIEERLTAHPSIELASVIGIPDSKYGEVVGAFITITSGAGRPTDDELRAWTRETLGRHKAPQHVFVFGEEGASSTVPVTGSGKVRKVELRQMAMAVLAERQNA, from the exons ATGGCGACCCCAAGAAGTGTACAACGCTTGCAGCAGACGCTGTCACATGTACAGCCTCCTTTAAGTCCACAGCTCTCTCTCGTGGCAGGCCCTGCGGAGCCAGAGCTGCTGGATATTACCTTAGGCGAGCTGCTGACACTTCAAGCACTGCAATATGGAACATTTGAGGGCTTAGTCTTCCTCTGGACTGGCGCACGATGGACGTATGGTCATTTAAAAGATGAGACCGATCGCCTGGCTCGAGGAATGTTGGCTTCGGGTATTCAAAAAGGTGATCGCATCGGAATCATGGCAGGCAATTGTGAGCAATACATCTCGGTGTTCTTTGCAGCCGCACGAGTTGGGGCTATCTTGGTCGTTTTGAACAATACGTACACCCCCTCCGAGCTGTATTACGCTCTAAATCACAGCG AATCCCGAATGCTTTTCATCACCCCACGCATTGGACGGCATAATCTCGAAGAGGTCCTTATCAAACTCGGCTCAAATCCTATAAAGGCTGCAACCTCGGAATCATTGGAGGAAATCGTCATTCTCCGTGACAGCTACAACAACTTCCCCACCTATCAGGATGTCATGGAACGCGGTCTGTCGCAAGCTGCACATGTGCTCCAGGACCGCGAGGCCGAGTTACGGCCAGATGATGTGTGTAATCTGCAATTCACAAGTGGTTCAACAGGCAGTCCTAAAGCTGCAATGCTGACACACCA TAACTTGGTTAATAACTCGCGTTTCATTGGTGATCGCATGAACCTCACTTCTTTTGATATTTTGTGCTGTCCGCCGCCCTTGTTCCACTGCTTCGGGCTGGTACTGGGTATGCTCGCGGTGGTCACCCATGGCGCCAAGATTATCTTCCCCAGCGAAACCTTCGATCCCAAGGCGGCTCTGCATGCCATTTCCGACGAGAAGTGCACTGCTCTACACGGTGTTCCAACCATGTTTGAGGCAATCCTTGCCGTTCCCAAGCCCTCGGCGTTTGACACCTCAAACCTCCGCACAGGCATCATTGCTGGGGCCCCAGTCCCGCGGCCACTCATGAAGCGGCTCTTTGCAGAGTTGCATATGACCGAATACACCAGTAGCTACG GTCTCACGGAGGCCTCGCCCACATGCTTCAACGCTTTCACCACCGACAGCATCCACACAAGATTGACCACTGTCGGAAAGATTTTGCCCCACGCTCGCGCCAAAATCATTGATGCAAAGGGAAACATCGTTCCCGTTGGTCAGCGTGGTGAGCTTTGCATTGCCGGCTACCAGCTCACCAAGGGATACTGGAACAACCCGGAGAAGACAGCAGAAACTTTTATAACCGATACCGAGGGTGTGAAATGGCTGAAGACTGGCGACGAAGCTTCTTTTAATGACGAAGGGTACTGCACTATCACCGGTCGCTTCAAGGACATCATCATTCGTG GCGGCGAGAACATCTATCCTCTCGAAATCGAAGAACGATTGACCGCGCATCCCTCAATTGAGTTGGCATCGGTGATTGGCATTCCCGACTCCAAATATGGCGAGGTTGTCGGAGCATTTATCACGATCACTTCGGGCGCCGGTCGTCCGACCGATGATGAACTGCGCGCATGGACACGTGAGACATTGGGTCGACACAAAGCCCCGCAACATGTATTTGTATTTGGAGAAGAGGGAGCTTCAAGCACAGTGCCTGTGACGGGGAGCGGCAAAGTTCGCAAAGTGGAGCTCCGGCAAATGGCGATGGCGGTGCTGGCCGAACGCCAGAATGCATga